The stretch of DNA AGATTGCGGGTGGCGTCATAGCCATCCATGTTCGGCATGCGGCAATCCATCAGGATGATGTCGAACTTCTGTTCCTGAGCCGCTGTCAGCGCCTTGCGCCCGTCGCTGGCCGTGGTGATCGTGAAGCCGAAATCCTGCATCAGCTCGGAAATGACGAGCTGGTTGACGGTGTTGTCATCCACCACAAGGCAGGTCTTGCCGTCGAAACGCACGGTGCTGTTGGCATCGGGGCCCAGCACGGTGGGCCAGCTTTCCGGGCCTGCAGGCGCGGCCATCGCCGGGGTGGCCGGTGCCACAGCAGCGCCGCCGCGGTTGATCAGCGCGGCGAGCGCGCGCTCCAGATCCTCGGGCAGGAAGGGCTTGCACAGTGCCTTGTCGAAGGCGCTGTAGCGCTGATGCAACTGCTTGTCGGCCAGCAGGATCGCCCAGCCCTGACCGTTCAGCACCCGCTGCGCGGCAATGCGCGTCCAGCCGTCATAGGCGGCATGGACATCCTGCGCCTCATCGAGGATCAGGCCGGAGAGGTCCAGACTGTTGCCCGGCACCAGCGCGCGCACCGCCTCATCCATCGAGGCGAAGGCCTGCAGCCGCAGCCCGGATTTGGCCAGAACGCGCTCCACCACCTGTCGCACAAAGGGCGAGGGCGTGACAAGGCCGACGCCCTGCGCGGTCATCGGCTGGCTGGCGGTGTCGCCGTCGAGCCGGTCGAGAGGCAGGCGGGCGATAAAGGTCGAGCCCCGGCCATACTGGCTCTCGACCGAAATCTCGCCGCCCATCAGCGTGCAGAGCTGGCGTACGATCGACAGGCCAAGCCCCGTGCCGCCGAACTTGCGCGCGGTGCCCGCCTCGGCCTGGGTGAAGCGTTCGAAGAGCGAGGCCTGCTGCTCGGGCGTCATGCCGATGCCGGTGTCGCGCACCGAGATCGTCAGCCACTCGCGGCCCTGCGCGGCGCCCGTGGCGATCTGGGCCATGATCTCGCCATTTTCGGTGAACTTTACCGCGTTGGAGACCAGATTGCCCAGAATTTGGCGCAGGCGCGTCGGATCGATCATCGCCCATTTGGGCACCTGCGGATCGACATCGATCATCAGGCTGACGTTCTTCTCATGCGCCTTGCCGGCATAGAGTCCCAGCACATCCTGCAAGAGCTGATAGAGATTGGTGCGGATCGGATCGATCGCCAGCATGCCCTGATCGATCTTGGCCAGATCGAGCACATCGTTCAAAATCGCCAGCAGCGCCGAGCCCGAATTGCGGATCTGATCGACATAGCGCATGTCGGTCTCGGAGAGGTTCCGGCGGCCCAGCAGTTCGGCCATGCCCAGCACGCCATTGAGGGGCGTGCGGATCTCATGGCTCATATTGGCGAGAAATTCATCCTTCGAGGCAGCAGCGGCCTGAGCGGTATGCACGGCCTCCATCAGCGCGTCGGAAGCCTGCTGCTGCCAGCGGCGCGAGATAAAGGCCGCCACGGCAATGGCGGCCACCGCGACCAGCGCGAAGATCAGCATCGTCATCACGGCGCCAAGCATCGGCACCAGCCGCTCGGTATGGATTTCGAGCCCCACCGTATGCGTCATCGGCAGGGTGTGGATGATGTCCTCGCCGGAGATCGGCCAGCCGGGGGCGCCTGTGCGCTGCGTGGTGCAACCGGCATCGATGCCGCCGCCAACGGTGCGGATCGACCAGCTGTTTGCGAAATTGCCCTTGCGGGCCTCGTCGCGGCAGAGGCGGGCGAAGTCGAAGAGGACATAGGTCAGACGGTCGGCGGGGGTGGCGACGGGCTGGCTCTGCACCAGCACCAGCGCATCCTGCTTGTCCTGCCCGAACAGCGCCGGATAGGCCTTGGCCGCCACCACATGGACATAGGCAGGCCGGGCCTGCGTCAGGGCGCGCAGGCTGTCGATCTCGGCAGCGGCCTGCGGTGAAGGCAGGGCGTTACGCCCCATGCCCGAATGGCGCAGATGATCGTCGGCGCCCAGATAGCCCTCATCCTGCACATAGGGCGAGCCGTTGAGCGCGCCTGTCAGCTTTTGGGCGGCCAGATCGGGGGCATTGCTGTTGACGTAATTGGCGGTGTCCTTCAGCCGGATCACCAGATGGTCGATCTGGGTGCGCAGCGCGGTTTCATGCGCCTCGGTCTGGGAGACGAATTGTGCGTGGCCCAGCCGGTCCATCGTCTCCAGCGCGGAGAGTGTGAAGATCACGGCCAGCAGGCCGACAAAACCCAGCACGATGGCCATCAGATGGCGCTTGAGAAGGATGCTCATGGGGCCACCTTTGAGGGCAATGCCGTCATATCCGGCAGAAGAGGGTGCAGCGCGCCTGATCAGCGTCACCATACGGTGGCCGCACGCGCGGCCAGCGTGGCGGTGACCAGATTGCCCGTGCCGTGGAATTCCAGCTTGCTGAAGATCAGCGCGGCGCGCGCGATGCCGCGCCCGGTCTGGCCGATGCCCTGCGCCGGATCGGGCCGGATGAAGCGCTGCCATGCGAAACCGGGGCCCGGATCGCGGAAGGCGAATTTCAGCCCTTCGGGCAGGCGCTGGGCGGCGGCCTCGGCCACGCCCGCATAGGCGGGGTCAGCCTCGCGCCGGGCGAGTTCGGCATCCAGCGTGCCATTGGCCAGATAATGCGCCTTGGCCTGCCCGCCCAGACGATAGAGCCCGTGCTCCACCGCATTGGTCAGCAGTTCGCGCAGGCCCACGATCACCTTTTCGGGATTGTCGGCCAGGCTGGCCAGCAGGCTCGCGACCGGGGCGACATCCGACATCTTGCGCAGATGGAAATCGATGCGCTGGATGTTGCCGAAACCGGACTGGTGCGATTGCAGCGTGCGGGCGGCGGCGCGGCGCTGTTCGATCTGGCGGACGGTGGCCTGCATCACCTGCTGCAGCAGATTGGGGTCGACCGGCTTGGTAAGATATTGCTGGACCCCGGCCTCGATCCCCTCGGCCACCGAGGAGGAATCGCCGGTGCCGGTCAGCATGATGATCGGCATGTGCTGGGTGGCCGGTTCCCGGCGCAGGCGGCGGGTCAGGCCCAACCCGTCGAGCGCGGGCATGAAACGATCGGTAAGAACCATATCGGCACGGGCAGGGGCCTCGCGCAGCAGCGCATAGGCCTCCGCGCCATTCTGGGCGATCTCCACCTGGTAACCAAGATCGCTAAGCATGGACGACACCATCATCGCCGCCATGCGGTCATCCTCGACCAGCAGAACACGCATCCCCTGGCCGCCCGCAGGCGCGGCGCCGGGAGCGGCGGGTTGCGCCACCGGGGGCACGGGCGGCTGCGGAGCCACCTGACCATGGTTAACGGCGGCGTCGAAGCTCTGGAAGTCGGGCAGCGCGCTCATGCTGGCTCACTTTTCGGTCAGGGCGGCGTCAAGCCCGTGGCGGACGGGGCTGACCAGGAAGGACAGCACGGATTTATGGCCGGTGATGATATCGGCATGCGCCTCCAGACCGGGAGCCAGCGACGCCATCGTGCGGCGGTCGAGGTCCTTGTCGGTGATCGCGATGCGCACCTTGTAGAAACGGTTGCCGCGATCATCGGCGAAGGATGAGGGCGAGATCGAATGGACCTGCCCGTCGATCCAACCCTTGCCGGGCAGGTCGAAGCCGTTGATGCGGACATGGGCGTCCAGCCCGGCGCGGACATCGTGGATGTTGGTGGCCGGGATCTGCGAATCGATCATCAGCTTCTCGTTGGAGGGCACCACCACGGCCAGCAGGCCGCCGGGTGCCACCACGCTGCCGGGCGCGATGGTCAGCGATTTGACCATGCCCGCCACGGGGCTGCGCACGATCAGGCGATCGGTGCGGGCCATGGCGCGCTTGAGCAGCACATTGGCCTCGATCCCCTGCAGGGCCAGCGTGTTGCCCTCCTGATAGAGATCGACCTGCTGACGCGAGCGCACGCTGGCCGCCTCGCTGGTAGCCTGTTCGAAGCCACCGCTGGCGACCGAAAGCTGCTGGCGCAGCGCATTGACGCGGCCATCGGCATCGTTGAGCTGCTGTTCACGCTGGTTGAGCGAGGAGCGGGTGACGGCCTCGGCCGAGAACAGGCGCTGGGCGCGGTCGCGGTCATCGCGGGCGATCTTGGCGGCCGATTCCGCCGTGGTGAGCTGGGCGCGGATCAGCGCGATGCTGGCGGCCTGCTGCTGGGCACGGGCGGCGGCGGCGCGGTTCTCGGCACCGAGGAAAGCTGCGCGCTGGGCTTCGGCACTGTCGCCGCGCACCACCAGACCCTTGTTTTCCAGCGCCTTGACGGTGCTGAGCTGCTTGTCGATCATCGCCAGCCGCTCCTTGGCATAGGCGACATCGCCCGCCGCCTGAGCGCCGTCGAGTTCCATCAGCGGCTGTCCGGCGACCACCTTGTCGCCCTCATGCACCAGCAGGCGCGAGATCTGGCCGCCATCGACATGCTCGATGCGGCGTTCATGGGCATCGGGTTCCAGCGTGCCGACGGCCTGCGACACATCGCTGACCTGCGCCATGGCGGCCCAGCCGATGGCGACCACCACGGCGGCGCTCAGGGCGATCAGCGTGCCATGCAGGATGCGGCCGGAATGCGCGTCGCTGGCGCCCAGCGGCATCAGCAGTTCGGGCAGCTCCAGCGTGTCGTTGGAGGCGTTGTCCGCGCCGGGGAAGGCATCCCGCGCGGCCTGAACGAGGTGGAGGCGGGCCGGCATCAGGCAGCATCCGCCAGCATTTCGGGCGAGGTCACCACGGGCGCGCGGCCCTGGCGCAGCACCACCACCCTGTCAGCCAGGGCAAGCAGATCGGATCGACCGGAAACAAAGACCACGCTGACTCGTCCTTTCGCTGAGCGAAGAACATTATGGAAGATCTTGTCAAAACCGGCATTAACCACAGCATTGGGGATTTCATCTATCAGGATAAGTCCGCTGCCCGACAGCAAGGCTTGGGCAAGGGCGAAGCGCCAGATGAAACCTTCCGACATCTGTGTGTTTTCAGTGATATGGATGTCGTCCAGCGCGATGTTCTGCAGGCCGACGGCGGCCAGCACCCGCTCGACATCGGCGGGTGAGGCGACCGGATTGGCCATGTCCAGATTGTCGCGCAGCGTGCCGGGGAGCAGGCTGGGGTTCTGCGGGATATAGCCGATGGCGCTGCGCAGGGTGCGCACGGGCAATTGCTCCATGTCCACGCCCTCGATCTGCACCACCCCGAAAGAGGGCTGGGTCAGCCCCTGAAGCAGATGCAGGATGGTCGACTTGCCGGTGCCGGCCGAGCCATGGATGCCGATCAGATCGCCCGCGTTGATGTCCAGATCGAGACCGAAGAGCATCGGGCGGCCATTGCCGATCCGCATGGTGATGTTGCGCATCGTGGCATTGCCGCGAATGATCGGCAGGCGGCGGCGCTGCACATCGGTGACGGCCTCGGTCTCCAGATCCATGAAGGCGTTGATCTGCTCGACCGACTTGCCGCATTGCTCGAAGCGGGGCAGCGCAAGGCAGAGCGCATGCATCGGCGCCAGCACGCTGGAGGTCAGCAGGACCACGCCCAGCAGCTCGGCCGGGCCCAGCTCATACTTCACCGACCACAGCGCGACCGTGCCGATCACCATGATGAAGGCCACGGCAAAGAAGAAGCTGGCCAGACCCTCGACGATCGCCATCAGCCGCGACATGGCATATTGCACCAGCTGCGCGCGTTCGATGCGGCGCTCCTGCAGATCGGCCCAGCGGTGCTGCAGGCCGCATTCGCGGATCAGTTCGCGCTTTTCGAAGGTCTCGACCATCACATGCTGCAGCTCGGTGGCCTGGTCGGCCAGCATGCTGGTCAGCACGCCCATGCGCCGGTCACAGAAGAAGAACAGCCCGCCATAGCACAGCCCCGCGCCCACCAGCACGATCCCGGCAGGCGGCATCACCCAGAGCACGGCGATCAGCCCCAGCATCGACACCGGCAGATCGAGCAGGATCGCGGCCAGCGGGCTGGTCAGAAAGTCGCTGACGTTCTCGAAGGATCGCACGCGGGAGGACTGGTCTTTCGCGTCCAGCCTTTGCGTCAGGAAGGCGGGCAGATGCATCATCTTGTCGAAAGTGGCACAGCCCACGACATAGTTAAGGCGCGCCGCAAACCACGCCAGAGCATGCGATCGCAGCGCCAGCATCCCCCACATGATCACCACCAGGATCAGCAGCAGGGTGAGCAGCCACGGCATGGCCAGCTCGTCGCCGCGCGTGAAGACCGAACGGTAGAAGGCCGAGATCACGAAGGGCTGGGCGATCGTCACGATCACCACCGCCAAAGTGGTCGCCACCACGACCCAGCGCATCGAGCCAAAGGAGCTGACCAGCGCGCGCAGCCAGCTATAGCCGGTATGCTTGCGGCTTTCGGGGGAGAGCGGATTGGCCGCCGCTTCAAGCTGCAGCTTGCGGATCGCGCCCTTGGGCAGCGAGTCCAGATCGCGTTCCTTGCCCTCGCCGTCCAGCGCGGTGATGGTGGTGCCTTCGCTCAGCAGCAGGAAGGCTTCCTCGCCGCCTGCGGGAAGCAGCAGGGCGGGGCAGTCCCACGGGCGCAGTCGGTCGAGGCCGAACTTGTGCTCGCGCACGGTAAAGCCCAGATTCATCGCGGCGGCCAGCAGGCGCTGCCCGGTACCGCGATGGTGGTTGCGCGGCACGGTGCCCAGCACATCCTTGATCTGCACATTGGGCATGAAGCGCGTGCACAGCAGGCTGAGCAGGGTGAAGAAGGCCGGATCATGATCCGCGCCATGGGCCGATCGGCTCAGCATGGTCGCCAGAGCGGAGGCCTTGGATGAAGCCCCCGACACAGCCGGGGCCTGATCGGAAAGCGCCGGATTGGAAAGCGTTGTTGTCTGCATCACAGCACCAGCGAGCGATAGGGAAGGGCAAAGGGCACGATCGTGTCGCAGGGCGTCAGCACCCCGTCCTCGATGCGGAAAGCCCGGTCGGCCAGAGAAGCGAGGTTGGCGTCCTCGCTGGCGATCACCACCGTGGCCATGCCGCGCACCTCGCTGAAGAAGTTGATCAGGCGGGCATAACCGTCGCGGTCCAGCCCCTGATCGGCGTGATCGAACAGGATGATGCGCGGACGATGGGTGAGCGCGCGCAGAATGGCGATCTGCCGCTCCAGCCCCGGCGCCACCGTACCGCCCGCGGAATCCCCGACCGGGGTCTGCATGCCGCCCGGCAGCTCGTCGAGCCGCTTGTCGATGCCCAGCAGGCGGGCGACCTCATAGGCCGCCTCCACCGAAATTTCGCCAAAGCGGGTGATGTTGTCCTGAATGGTGCCGTCGAACAGGCGGTGGTCGGCCGACAGATAGGTCAGGATGCGGTTGCGATCGGCGGGGCCATAGTGCTCGAAGGGCACATCGTTGACCGTCACCGCGCCGCCCGCCAGCTCGTCCAGCCCGGCCATGGCGCGCAGCAGGGCGCGCGCTTCCTTGCGGCTGGCCGAGGAGATGGCGATGCATTCGCCCGGCTCAATCACCAGATCGATCGGCGCGGGCAGCGGCACGGGGCCGGTGCTGGTGTGCGAGACCGGAGCCAGCACCGCGCCGTCCAGCCGGTATTGCTGCAGCGTGGTGAAGGTGACGCCGCGCCGGGGCGGGGCATCCATGCGGGTTTCCTCGTCCAGCTTGCGGATCTTGGCATGGGCGGCATCGCGGTCGCGCGCCTGAATATGCATGAAGACGGCGCGCTGGATCGGCTCCATCAGGCGGCTGGCCAGCAGGATGGTGGAGATCACCATGGCCAGGTTCATCGCCCCGCGCTCGGCGGCCAGAGCGCAACTGAACAGCAGGATGATGTTGAGCAGCATGCCGGCAATGGCATTGGAATGGGTGAGGCGCGAGGCCGAATTGGCCAGCGCCAGATTGTTGCGCATGGCCTCGCCATGGGCCTGTTCATAGACGCGCACCATCTGGGGCTCGACGGCCAGCGCCTTGACCAGATGCATGCGCTCCAGAATGGTGAAGAGCATGTCGAAACGGTGTTCGATGGCATCGCGGCTGTTTTCGGCGATCACCGAATAGCGATGCGCCGAATGCCAGGTGAAAGCGGCCAGACAGCCCAGAAACACCGTGACGACGATGCCGCTGCGCCATGAAATCACATAGATCAGAAGCAGGATGACCGGCGCGAAGGCGATCTCGGCCTTGGCCAGCTGGACCTCGCCATTGGCGATGCCCTTGAGCTGGTGAATGGCCCCGGAGTAATCGAGACTGGCCGCGGCGGCGGATTTGAAATCCAGCCGCCGCGCCCGCACCACCCGGTCGATCAGCCAATGCAACCGCTGGGTGAGGAACAGGCGATCGGTATGCGCGATCACCAGATTCCGGTTCAGTTTCAGCAGGCCCTCGATGGCTGCTGCCGCAATGACAAGTGCTACCAGCACGATCACCGTGGACCCATGGGGGTTCTGCTGCCCGCGAGAGATGATCTGGCGGGCCACCATGGGCAGGGTTAGTGCGGTCAGGTTGATGACCAGGGTGGCAGTGAACAGAACCGCGCGCGATGGCCGGCTGGCTAGCACTAATCTTTGCATTCGTGACCCCGCTAGACTCCGATGAGCGATTTGGTGGTCGCCAAGGTTTTGGTGATGGCCGTCAACGCACTGGTCGAGCTGCTGGCCACCGAACCGGTGCCCAGAGCGCTGCTGGTAGTGCCCGAAAGCAGGCTGCTGCCCAGCGAACTGGTCGTGCTCCCCAAGGCACTGCCCAGCGAACTGGTGGTCGAACCCAGCAGCGACGAGGTGGTGTGCGACAGGCTGCTGGTGTCATTGGCCGGGCTGGTCAGCGAGCTGGTGCCGCTGAGCAGCGAGCCGGTCAGGCTGCCGGTCGTGCCGCTGGTGGTGCCCGTGGAGGCGCCGGTCAGCGATCCGGTGGCACCCGAGAGCAGGCTCGACAGGGTCGAGCTGGTATCGGTGGCCGTGCCGGTGGTGCCAGTGCTCGCGGTGGTCCCGCTCAGCGCCGAGGTGGCGCCCGAAAGCAGCCCGCTCAGCGAGGAGGTGGTGTGCGAGGTATCGGTCGTACCCGTCAGCGACGAGGTCGTGCCCGACAGCAGGCTCGACAGGGACGAACCCGTGTCGGTCGCGGTGCCGGTGGTCGTGCCCGCCCCGGTCAGGGCCGAGGTCGTCCCCGACAGAACGCTGCTCAGCGACGAGCCCACATCCGACAGCGTGCTGCCCAGCGTGGAGGTCGCGGCGTGCGTGGCGTCGGTCGCGCTGCTGGACGATCCGCTCAGCGCCGAGGTCGTGCCCGACAGGACACTGCCCAGCGTGGAGCCCAGATCGCTGACGGTGGTGCCCACCGCGCTGGTCGTGCCGCCGACCACGCTGCCCAGTGCCGATGTGGTATCGGCCAGCGTGCTGCCCAGCGTCGAGGTCGCCGCATGGGCGGCATCGGTGCCGGTGCTGCTGGTTCCGGTCAGAGCGGAGGTGGTGCCCGAAAGCAGGCCACCCACGGCCGAGCCCAGATCGGTGGTGGTGGTTCCCACCGCACCGGTCACACCCGTGACGACATTGCCCAGCGTCGAACCCACATCCGACAGCGTGCTGCCCAGCGTAGAGGTCGCGGCGTGAGCGGCATCGGTCGCGGTGCTGCTGGTCCCGCCCAGCGCCGAAGTGGCGCCCGAAAGAGTGCTGCCCAGCGCGGAGCCCAGATCGGAGGTGGTGGTGCCGACAGCGCCGGTCACACCCGAAACCACACCGCCCAGCGCGGAGCCCACATCGCCCAGCGTACCGGTGACGGCATGGCCCAGATCGGTACCCACAGTGCCGGTGGTGCCGGTGGTGCCGGTCAGGGTCGAACCCACGCCCGAGAGTGTCGAGCCAACATCACCCAGCGTGCTGCCCACGGTGGAGCTGACCGTATGGCCAGCGTCGGCGGCCGTTCCGGTCAGCGTCGAACCCGTGCCAGAAAGCACGCTGCCCAGCGTCGAGCCCAGATCCGAAGTGGTGGTGCCGACAGCGCCGGTGACGCCCGAAACCACACCGCCCACGGTGGAACCCACATCGCCCAGCGTACCGGTGACGGCATGGCCCAGATCGGTGCCCACAGTGCCGGTGGTGCCGGTCAGTGTCGAACCCACACCCGACAGCACCGAGCCCAGATCCGAAGCGGTGGTGCCGACAGCGCCGGTGACGCCCGAAACCACACCGCCCACGGTGGAACCCACATCGCCCAGCGTACCGGTGACGGCATGCCCCAGATCGGTGCCCACTGTGCCGGTGGTGCCGGTCAGTGTCGAACCCACGCCCGACAGCGTCGAGCCCAGATCGGAGGCGGTGGTGCCGACAGTGCCGGTGACGCCCGAAACCACACCGCCCACAGTGGAGCCCACATCACCCAGCGTACCGGTGACGGCATGGCCCAGATCGGTGCCCACAGTGCCAGTGGTGCCCGTCAGCGTGGTGCCGACATTGCCCAGCGTGGTGCCGAGAGCCGAGCCGAGGCCCGAAGTGGTATCGGTCACCGCCGAACCCGTGCCGGACAGCACACTGCCCAGCGTCGAACCCAGATCGGAGGCGGTGGTGCCGACGGCGCCAGTGACGCCCGAAACCACACCGCCCACGGTGGAACCCACATCGCCCAGCGTACCGGTCACGGCATGGCCCAGATCGGTGCCCACAGTCCCGGTGGTGCCCGTCAGCGTGGTGCCAACGTTCCCCAGCGTGGTGCCCAGAGCCGAGCCGAGGCCAGAGGTGGTATCGGTCACAGCCGAGCCCACACCCGAAACCGTGCCGCCCAGAGCACTGCCCACATCACCCAGCGTACCGGTCAGGGCATGGCCCAGATCGGCAGAGGTGCCGGTCAGCACGCTGCCCGTGCCCGAAAGCGTCGAGTTGAGGGTCGAGCCGGCATCGCTCAGGCTGGTGTTCACCGCCTGGAAGATATCGCCGGTGGTGGTTGCCACGCTGGGCAGGGCCGTCGACAGGACGCCGCTCACCGTGCTGGCCAGAGCCGAAGGCGAGGCGATGTCACCCACCGAGGAGTCGACCGAGGTGATGTGGCCGATCTGGGTGAAGATGTCGTTGAAGCCCGTCCCGCCGGTGCTCGACCCGTTGAGCAGGCTGCTCACCGCGCCGACAACCGAGGAGGTCGGATCAACGGCGGTGGTCCCGTTCAGCAGGCTGCCGACATCGGTGGTCAGCGAGGCCAGCGGATCGGTGCCCGTGCTGCCGTGGAGCAGGCTGCCGCTTACCAGACCGCCAGTGGCGCTGCCCACGCCGTTCAGCGTGCTGTTGACCGCATTGCCGACAGCCGTGGTCACCGGAGCCAGCGGCGTGGTGACCGGCGACAGCGCATGGGTCACGCCGCTCAGCGCCGACTGCGTGTCGAGGTTGGTGCCCAGATTGATGTTGACGGGCTGGCCCAGCAGGCTGGCGACCGGATCAAGGTTGACATTGGCGTTGAGGCCCAGGTCGCCCAGGACCGGCAGGCCGGTGTCGGTGTTGACGGTCAGCGCGGAATGCTGGCCGCCGGTGCTGCCGCCCGTTCCGGTGCCGGTGCCGCCAAGCAGATTGCCCAGCGCATCGGTCAGCGAGGAGAGCGAGGCCGCCCCGCCGCCCGTGCCGGTTCCGGTACCGGTGTTGGTGATCTGGCCCAGAGCGCCGTTCAGAGCGTTGGCTGCCGAACCTGCCGCGCCATTGGCCGCGCCGGTCAGCCCGCCCAGAGCGCCATTGAGCGCCGCCGTGGGATCGGTGGCACCCGTGCCGCCGGCCGCGCCGTTCAGGGCGCCCAGCGCGCCATTGACCGTTCCGGCCAGGCCGCTCAGCGCGCCGTTGAGCGCCGCGGTCGGATCGGCGGCGCCGGTCAGGCCGTTCACCGCATTGGTCACCGCGCCGGTCAGGTCATGGCCGCCAGCCGCGCCTTGCAGCGTGCCCAGCGCGCTGTTGAGACCGCCGGTCAACCCGCCCAGAGTGCCATTGACGCCGCCGGTCAGCGAGGAGACAGGATCGGTGGTGCCGGTGCCGTTGAGCAGGCTGCCCAGCGTGTTGGCGATGGGGGCGCTGCCGACGGCATTGGTCACCGAACCGAGCGCGCCATTGGCCGCATTGGTCAGCCCGCTGCTGCCCAGAGCGCCATTCAGATTGCCCATTGCATTGTCGAGCGTGCTGCCCACCGCACCCAGCGTACCATTGACGGTGCCTGCAAGCGTGCTGGCCAGCTCGGTGCCACCAGCCGCGCCCTGCAGCGAACCGAGCGCGCCGTTGAGAGCACCAGTGGTCGAACCCAGAGCACCGTTAAGCGCCCCTGTCAGGTCATGCCCACCCAGTGCGCCATTGAGGGCACCAGCGGTCGAGCCCAGAACGCTATTCACAGCACCAGTCAGCCCGCCGAGCGCTCCGTTCAGCGCTGCGGTGGGATCAGTAGCACCCGTGCCACCAGCCGCACCCTGCAGCGAACCGAGTGCGCCGTTGAGAGCGCCAGCGGTGGAACCCAGAGCGCCGTTCACAGCGCCGGTCAGCCCGCCAAGCGCGCCGTTCAGGGCAGCCGTGGGATCAGCGGCACCCGTACCACCAGCCGCGCCCTGCAGCGAACCGAGTGCACCGTTGAGAGCGCCAGCGGTCGAACCTAGAGCGCCGTTCACAGCGCCAGTCAGCCCGCCAAGCGCACCGTTCAGCGCTGCGGTGGGATCAGTAGCACCCGTGCCATCAGCCGCACCCTGCAGCGAACCGAGCGTGCCGTTGAGAGCCCCGGCGGTCGAGCCCAGAGCGCCATTCACAGCGCCGGTCAATCCGCCAAGAGCACCGTTCAGGGCAGCCGTGGGATCAGTGGCACCCGTGCCACCAGCCGCGCCCTGCAGCGAACCGAGCGCGCCGTTGAGCGCACCAGCGGTCGAACCCAGAGCTCCGTTCACAGCGCCCGTCAGCCCGCCAAGCGCACCGTTCAGAGTAGCCGTGGGATCGGTAGCACCCGTGCCGCCTGCAGCACCCTGCAGCGAGCCGAGCGCGCCGTTGAGAGCACCAGCGGTCGAGCCTAGAGCACCATTCACAGCGTCAGTCAGCCCGCTGAGAGCACCGTTCAGAGCAGCCGTGGGATCGTTAGCACCCGTGCCACCAACCGCACCCTGCAGCGAACCGAGCGCGCCATTGAGAGCCCCTGCGGTCGAGCCCAGAGCGCCGTTCACAGCGCCCGTCAGCCCGCCAAGCGCACCGTTCAGAGCAGCCGTGGGATCGGTAGCACCCGTGCCGCCTGCAGCACCCTGCAGCGAGCCGAGCGCGCCGTTGAGAGCACCAGCGGTCGAGCCTAGAGCACCATTCACAGCGTCAGTCAGCCCGCTGAGAGCACCGTTCAGAGCAGCCGTGGGATCAGTGGCGCCCGTGCCACCAGCCGCGCCCTGCAGCGAACCAAGTACGCCGTTGAGGGCACCGGTAGTCGAACCTAGAGCGCCGTTCACAGCGCCGGTCAGTCCACCAAGGGCACCGTTCAGGGCAGAGGTGGGGTCAGTGGTGCCAGCGCTGCCGGTGAGGCCGCCTAGGGTTCCGTTCAGAGTGTTGGCCACGCCGCCCACGGTTCCGTTGAGGGCGCCGGTCAGGTTGCCGAGGGCGCCGTTGAGGGCTGCGGTGGGGTCGGTGGTGCCAGCGCTGCCGGTGAGGCCGCCGAGGGCTCCGTTCAGAGTGTTGGCCACGCCGC from Novosphingobium sp. encodes:
- a CDS encoding ATP-binding protein, translating into MSILLKRHLMAIVLGFVGLLAVIFTLSALETMDRLGHAQFVSQTEAHETALRTQIDHLVIRLKDTANYVNSNAPDLAAQKLTGALNGSPYVQDEGYLGADDHLRHSGMGRNALPSPQAAAEIDSLRALTQARPAYVHVVAAKAYPALFGQDKQDALVLVQSQPVATPADRLTYVLFDFARLCRDEARKGNFANSWSIRTVGGGIDAGCTTQRTGAPGWPISGEDIIHTLPMTHTVGLEIHTERLVPMLGAVMTMLIFALVAVAAIAVAAFISRRWQQQASDALMEAVHTAQAAAASKDEFLANMSHEIRTPLNGVLGMAELLGRRNLSETDMRYVDQIRNSGSALLAILNDVLDLAKIDQGMLAIDPIRTNLYQLLQDVLGLYAGKAHEKNVSLMIDVDPQVPKWAMIDPTRLRQILGNLVSNAVKFTENGEIMAQIATGAAQGREWLTISVRDTGIGMTPEQQASLFERFTQAEAGTARKFGGTGLGLSIVRQLCTLMGGEISVESQYGRGSTFIARLPLDRLDGDTASQPMTAQGVGLVTPSPFVRQVVERVLAKSGLRLQAFASMDEAVRALVPGNSLDLSGLILDEAQDVHAAYDGWTRIAAQRVLNGQGWAILLADKQLHQRYSAFDKALCKPFLPEDLERALAALINRGGAAVAPATPAMAAPAGPESWPTVLGPDANSTVRFDGKTCLVVDDNTVNQLVISELMQDFGFTITTASDGRKALTAAQEQKFDIILMDCRMPNMDGYDATRNLRQMMKAGTVPHTPIVALTANAMKGDSEKCLACGMDAFLSKPVRVPELIDVLVCLLPLTDDASSGDVMWLDAADTPPAPAPAPAAPMAAAAAPVFAAQPALTAGGLRYGPGLCDATGTPAFRSAADGRTCALAGLCLPACRGAFHAGARIAAGARRAACGPAVCPAAFRASACRRATLCRAVPTAAAGHDRSDGAAPLGPAASGFCAGHSAACAGPSGAASRVAGGRACARSRTGGPACSAPGTGTARARRVTTSRLALRRGHLRDPAHHHAQLPATDRTLSHRYGRLPQPDRKGAGAGREGGSRPARPHHQEFEQDRRRHRHGGAGRGDGKAPAHRPGRQHRRDDRAACPHEGRLRPDSALHRHAAGPPERQPPATARGSGVKSQAGAIAPRRMKTASA
- a CDS encoding response regulator, with translation MSALPDFQSFDAAVNHGQVAPQPPVPPVAQPAAPGAAPAGGQGMRVLLVEDDRMAAMMVSSMLSDLGYQVEIAQNGAEAYALLREAPARADMVLTDRFMPALDGLGLTRRLRREPATQHMPIIMLTGTGDSSSVAEGIEAGVQQYLTKPVDPNLLQQVMQATVRQIEQRRAAARTLQSHQSGFGNIQRIDFHLRKMSDVAPVASLLASLADNPEKVIVGLRELLTNAVEHGLYRLGGQAKAHYLANGTLDAELARREADPAYAGVAEAAAQRLPEGLKFAFRDPGPGFAWQRFIRPDPAQGIGQTGRGIARAALIFSKLEFHGTGNLVTATLAARAATVW
- a CDS encoding HlyD family type I secretion periplasmic adaptor subunit; translation: MPARLHLVQAARDAFPGADNASNDTLELPELLMPLGASDAHSGRILHGTLIALSAAVVVAIGWAAMAQVSDVSQAVGTLEPDAHERRIEHVDGGQISRLLVHEGDKVVAGQPLMELDGAQAAGDVAYAKERLAMIDKQLSTVKALENKGLVVRGDSAEAQRAAFLGAENRAAAARAQQQAASIALIRAQLTTAESAAKIARDDRDRAQRLFSAEAVTRSSLNQREQQLNDADGRVNALRQQLSVASGGFEQATSEAASVRSRQQVDLYQEGNTLALQGIEANVLLKRAMARTDRLIVRSPVAGMVKSLTIAPGSVVAPGGLLAVVVPSNEKLMIDSQIPATNIHDVRAGLDAHVRINGFDLPGKGWIDGQVHSISPSSFADDRGNRFYKVRIAITDKDLDRRTMASLAPGLEAHADIITGHKSVLSFLVSPVRHGLDAALTEK